One Streptomyces sp. RPA4-2 genomic window carries:
- a CDS encoding glycoside hydrolase domain-containing protein, protein MPVGVLPRTGRHRRPLRAAVAALLTGALGVAALAGGGAAAALPAATTSAGNSGGTDYTKLVDPFVSTAGDDGNDLPGAQAPHSLAKVNPMTTPDRNHSGYDHNEDHIAGFTATDLDGVGGSGGGGDLLVVPTSVRYDKRPAPSTYAHTYSHDDETATPGYYQVGLGSVSGTASSVTQDPGSIKAEMTATTRTALERYSFPAGSDPELVLDLANNFTSRTRSTMKATTLPDGTSSISGLIAGSFNGASYQLYYDATTNVPVTSLKSWGGDGKLSDASTQDGADTGAVLGFDKSAGQDIELRVTLSPISAEQAATDQRNEVGHLTFDQARAQSKADWNRALGAVDVRASAKSDPGSTLTKEFYTHLYRMYALPVNATSTSGTYRGADGAVHKANGFTYYDGWSTWDDFRKYSVEAYIDPATYRDMVQSLVELFADARASGKSLSSLTHSVPTVRWERSAVLVADALSKGFKNFDRLDEAYPALLSYSGYYTGAQLRQGYVTGDPGTTVQRGYDQWALSVIADALGKKADAKKLRTQSTMAIDNLVKSDAWTAADGTKVGLLTPRASGGDWQSADYEKFEAAGLYQGTLWQYHWYDAYDMGGLIKAMGGDKAGKAAVKHMFGEDSSVDDGSTMLHSNANEIDLQAPYLFNYVGEPSLTQKWVRAIYTGTTWNRYIATGSTNEAPSSGGQFTPPVKTQVYKLSPNGFLPTMDNDAGTMSTMFVGAALGLFPVTAGSSQFQIGSPFFDSTTISYANGSRFTVKADGVSPSNYYVQSATLNGKRFDNTWLDYSQIISGGTLDFTMGSKPSQWGAHTKPAYSLNTDSGDTGDGGAGTGKGDTVVSARPGTVDTAANGSVDGGVQLTLSGPASFAARKGTSLTKTGAATVTGLPGGVTADLRVTGSRTATLSLTGTTQVDAHFGITFADAAFAHGVRASTVHGTGISPTDPLVISAAAVHRKALGALVDQASLVRSGNYSDGSWTLFRSALERARTVLADTTSATGTVMAADAALRSAVDTLTIDEGGYAVLQAESPDQKEGPSLVSERNNSDGNLGGVTEGSWERYTKLDFGGVAPRTISVRYANSQATNAKPSSVDIHAGAADGPVVATVQLPGTGGWQYYSTVQAAVTDPAALLNASSATFVFHAPAGQQWVSNFDWHQFSPYEVSTSPTTTLATLTAVNSTTTGGGSAPLNLSNGIFENVTNGAWAEWKDTDLRDGADTVTVRYDKPQSRAASDSHIELHLGSKDGPKTVSVPLDYSGSGWGTIATTSVHLDPSVFTGVQDVYADFVSSTQSASQPYVGNVYSLALTQDTNAPVGFDATAFRANSGGGLKSEPVGWTGSGSTTDLGGTYDGAWLNYGDVDFGASPKSTVTITYVNNSARCGTGSAAQLYLDSFDAANPGTPYATVPLPVTGAAWSSGGTTSLTLPKAISGTHTVYLRLTTTPDSSHPYVANLGRITFNHVETPAVTDKSALRKAIEQYEGLSADAARYDTIDFGVYRRELAAARTLVDADGVTQLEADTQTRSLTLAAKQLIPVPRLRLEDLVTTASALQDARYTDASWKAFTKALAEAKTAVASDTATDATLAARYDALQRAMSALTTKPRTVPAAPDRVSATSSGTSVTVAWAPPKDTGGSPVTGYKVTLDDGHQIEIRDPDSRSTTFTWLRAGKSYTARVRAVNTVGTSSPSAATAPVVTAGGKPQKPTVTGVVTDGKQVRVTWRPAGDGGFPVIGYTVALGDGTTAHLSATTDTALLTTAGKAKAHTATVTAITLAGTSDDSVTTGSADNSVATASADASDPTYVASPFPDETLNATYTSDKWPGTGDGTDYFYDLLNGIDDLGSGILGADTKVSQGTRLTAENDKIAVRINNAATQKEVDRAEVDATNSSTVTMADSLGSRLGQIYSDALKGGQLPKTNALFSRVTQNLDKVDAAKNHYGYLRPYVRLGFVGDGGSIYESQDGSYGSLATSGSYPSGHTYGGYEAGTVLATLLPELAPSILARTSEYGDNRIVLGFHYPLDVMGGRISGQATVAHRWADPDFAKLLTQAHTEMENVLLAQCEKEGYGDTLAACEGDSYAGLSKAQDVDLYTRRLTYGFSQVGKAGQALKTPSDAAALLITAFPDLTAEQRTQILEQTATDSGYPLDLTADGGASWQRINLAAAMAAKVVVGADGSVTVKNFADATKASVADAKALTVGGAAIDGFDPNVSTYVVDWPKNARIPAVSAVPAQSGARVKVTDGSSVLSSSGHKFTARTIKVTSANGSVTRTYTIGFQLTDRDDRPVAAGGTSGYRDAGGSSLWSLSGLSGPGGIGTGLIGGTGLRSGAEWARPMGVRGAKGTM, encoded by the coding sequence ATGCCCGTCGGGGTCCTGCCGAGAACCGGCCGGCACCGCCGGCCACTGCGCGCGGCGGTCGCCGCGCTGCTCACCGGGGCGCTCGGCGTCGCCGCGCTGGCGGGTGGTGGCGCGGCCGCGGCCTTGCCCGCCGCGACCACGTCCGCGGGGAACTCAGGCGGCACGGACTACACGAAACTCGTCGACCCGTTCGTGTCGACCGCCGGTGACGACGGCAACGACCTGCCGGGCGCCCAGGCACCGCACAGTCTGGCCAAGGTCAACCCGATGACCACGCCGGACCGCAACCACTCCGGGTACGACCACAACGAGGACCACATCGCCGGGTTCACCGCGACGGACCTCGACGGCGTCGGCGGCTCGGGAGGCGGTGGCGACCTGTTGGTCGTCCCGACGTCCGTGCGGTACGACAAGCGCCCCGCCCCGAGCACGTACGCCCACACGTACAGCCACGACGACGAGACCGCGACGCCCGGCTACTACCAGGTGGGGCTCGGGTCGGTCTCCGGAACCGCGTCGTCGGTGACGCAGGACCCCGGCAGCATCAAGGCCGAGATGACCGCGACGACGCGCACGGCGCTCGAACGGTACAGCTTCCCCGCCGGGTCGGACCCCGAGCTCGTCCTCGACCTGGCGAACAACTTCACCAGCCGCACCCGCTCGACCATGAAGGCGACGACGCTCCCGGACGGGACCAGCTCGATCAGCGGGCTCATCGCCGGGTCGTTCAACGGCGCCTCGTACCAGCTGTATTACGACGCCACCACGAACGTACCCGTGACCTCCCTGAAGAGTTGGGGCGGCGACGGCAAGCTGAGCGACGCGAGCACGCAGGACGGCGCCGACACCGGCGCCGTCCTCGGGTTCGACAAGTCCGCCGGTCAGGACATCGAGCTGCGCGTCACGCTGTCGCCGATCAGCGCCGAACAGGCCGCGACCGACCAGCGGAACGAGGTGGGCCACCTCACCTTCGACCAGGCGCGTGCGCAGTCGAAGGCGGACTGGAACCGTGCGCTCGGGGCCGTCGACGTGCGCGCCTCCGCGAAGTCCGACCCCGGGTCGACGCTGACCAAGGAGTTCTACACGCACCTGTACCGCATGTACGCGCTGCCGGTGAACGCCACCAGCACCAGCGGGACGTACCGCGGCGCCGACGGAGCGGTGCACAAGGCGAACGGCTTCACGTACTACGACGGTTGGTCCACCTGGGACGACTTCCGCAAGTACTCCGTCGAGGCCTACATCGACCCGGCCACCTACCGGGACATGGTGCAGTCGCTCGTCGAGCTCTTCGCCGACGCGCGCGCCTCGGGCAAGAGTCTCAGCAGCCTCACCCACTCGGTTCCGACCGTGCGCTGGGAGCGTTCGGCCGTGCTGGTCGCCGACGCGCTGTCGAAGGGCTTCAAGAACTTCGACCGGCTCGACGAGGCGTACCCGGCGCTGCTGTCGTACTCCGGGTACTACACAGGGGCGCAGCTGCGGCAGGGGTACGTCACCGGGGATCCCGGTACGACTGTCCAGCGTGGCTACGACCAGTGGGCTCTCTCCGTCATCGCCGACGCGCTCGGCAAGAAGGCGGACGCGAAGAAGCTGCGTACCCAGTCGACCATGGCGATCGACAACCTCGTGAAGTCCGACGCCTGGACCGCGGCCGACGGCACCAAGGTCGGTCTGCTCACCCCGCGGGCGTCCGGCGGCGACTGGCAGAGCGCGGACTACGAGAAGTTCGAGGCGGCCGGCCTCTACCAGGGCACGCTCTGGCAGTACCACTGGTACGACGCGTACGACATGGGCGGCCTCATCAAGGCCATGGGCGGCGACAAGGCCGGCAAGGCCGCGGTCAAGCACATGTTCGGCGAGGACTCCAGCGTCGACGACGGCTCGACCATGCTGCACTCCAACGCGAACGAGATCGACCTGCAGGCCCCGTACCTGTTCAACTACGTCGGTGAGCCGAGCCTGACGCAGAAGTGGGTGCGCGCCATCTACACCGGCACGACCTGGAACCGCTACATCGCGACGGGCTCCACGAACGAAGCCCCCAGCTCCGGCGGCCAGTTCACCCCGCCGGTCAAGACCCAGGTCTACAAGCTCTCCCCGAACGGCTTCCTGCCGACCATGGACAACGACGCCGGCACCATGTCGACCATGTTCGTCGGTGCCGCCCTGGGTCTGTTCCCGGTGACCGCCGGTTCCAGCCAGTTCCAGATCGGCAGCCCGTTCTTCGACTCCACGACGATCAGCTACGCCAACGGCAGCCGGTTCACGGTGAAGGCCGACGGCGTGTCGCCGAGCAACTACTACGTGCAGAGCGCGACCCTCAACGGCAAGCGGTTCGACAACACGTGGCTCGACTACTCGCAGATCATCTCCGGCGGAACGCTGGACTTCACCATGGGCTCCAAGCCGTCCCAGTGGGGCGCCCACACGAAGCCCGCGTACTCGCTGAACACCGACTCGGGCGACACGGGTGACGGCGGCGCGGGAACGGGCAAGGGCGACACCGTCGTCTCCGCCCGTCCGGGCACCGTCGACACGGCCGCGAACGGCAGCGTCGACGGCGGCGTGCAGCTCACCCTGTCCGGACCGGCGTCCTTCGCCGCCCGCAAGGGAACCAGCCTCACCAAGACGGGGGCGGCGACCGTGACCGGCCTGCCGGGCGGTGTCACGGCGGACCTCCGCGTCACCGGCTCGCGCACGGCGACGCTGTCGCTCACCGGCACCACGCAGGTCGACGCGCACTTCGGCATCACGTTCGCCGACGCGGCCTTCGCCCACGGCGTGCGGGCCTCGACGGTGCACGGGACCGGGATATCCCCGACCGACCCGCTCGTCATCTCCGCCGCCGCGGTGCACCGCAAGGCCCTCGGCGCACTCGTCGACCAGGCGTCCCTGGTGCGCAGCGGCAACTACTCCGACGGCTCCTGGACCCTGTTCCGGTCGGCGCTCGAACGCGCGCGGACCGTCCTCGCGGACACCACCTCCGCGACGGGCACCGTCATGGCCGCGGACGCCGCGCTGCGGTCCGCCGTCGACACGCTCACCATCGACGAGGGCGGCTACGCCGTCCTGCAGGCCGAGTCCCCCGACCAGAAGGAGGGCCCGAGCCTCGTCAGCGAGCGGAACAACTCGGACGGCAACCTCGGTGGCGTCACCGAGGGTTCGTGGGAGCGGTACACGAAGCTGGACTTCGGCGGGGTCGCCCCGCGGACCATCTCGGTCCGTTACGCCAACTCGCAGGCGACGAACGCGAAGCCGAGCAGCGTCGACATCCACGCCGGCGCCGCCGACGGTCCCGTCGTCGCCACCGTCCAGCTCCCCGGAACCGGCGGCTGGCAGTACTACAGCACGGTGCAGGCGGCCGTCACCGACCCGGCCGCCCTGCTGAACGCGTCGAGCGCGACGTTCGTGTTCCACGCGCCGGCCGGCCAGCAGTGGGTGTCGAACTTCGACTGGCACCAGTTCTCGCCGTACGAGGTCTCCACGTCCCCGACGACCACGCTCGCCACGCTGACCGCGGTCAACAGCACCACGACCGGCGGCGGTTCGGCCCCGCTCAACCTCTCGAACGGCATCTTCGAGAACGTGACGAACGGCGCGTGGGCCGAATGGAAGGACACCGACCTGCGCGACGGCGCCGACACCGTCACCGTCCGCTATGACAAGCCCCAGTCGCGCGCGGCCTCGGACTCGCACATCGAACTGCACCTGGGTTCGAAGGACGGCCCGAAGACCGTGTCCGTCCCGCTCGACTACAGCGGTTCGGGCTGGGGAACCATCGCCACCACGAGCGTGCATCTCGACCCGAGCGTCTTCACCGGCGTCCAGGACGTGTACGCCGACTTCGTCTCCAGCACGCAGTCCGCGTCCCAGCCCTACGTGGGCAACGTCTACTCGCTGGCGCTGACGCAGGACACCAACGCCCCCGTCGGCTTCGACGCCACCGCGTTCCGCGCGAACAGCGGCGGCGGGCTCAAGAGCGAGCCGGTCGGCTGGACGGGGTCGGGCTCCACCACCGACCTCGGCGGCACCTACGACGGAGCCTGGCTCAACTACGGGGACGTCGACTTCGGCGCCTCCCCGAAGAGCACCGTCACGATCACCTACGTCAACAACTCCGCCCGCTGCGGCACCGGTTCCGCGGCCCAGCTCTACCTGGACTCCTTCGACGCGGCCAACCCCGGCACGCCGTACGCGACCGTACCGCTGCCGGTCACGGGAGCCGCGTGGTCGTCCGGAGGGACGACGAGTCTGACGCTGCCCAAGGCGATCAGCGGCACGCACACCGTCTACCTGCGGCTGACGACGACCCCGGACTCCTCGCACCCGTACGTCGCGAACCTGGGCCGGATCACCTTCAACCACGTCGAGACGCCCGCCGTCACGGACAAGTCCGCCCTGCGGAAGGCGATCGAGCAGTACGAGGGGCTCTCCGCCGACGCGGCGCGCTACGACACGATCGACTTCGGTGTGTACCGGCGCGAACTCGCCGCCGCCCGCACCCTCGTCGACGCCGACGGCGTGACCCAGCTCGAGGCCGACACCCAGACCCGTAGCCTCACCCTCGCCGCCAAGCAGTTGATCCCGGTGCCGAGACTGCGACTGGAGGACCTGGTCACGACCGCGTCGGCCCTCCAGGACGCGCGCTACACGGACGCGTCGTGGAAGGCGTTCACCAAGGCACTCGCCGAGGCGAAGACCGCGGTCGCGAGCGACACGGCCACGGACGCCACCCTGGCCGCACGGTACGACGCGCTCCAGCGCGCCATGTCCGCGCTCACCACGAAGCCCAGGACGGTGCCCGCCGCGCCTGACAGGGTGTCGGCGACGTCGTCCGGTACGAGCGTGACCGTCGCCTGGGCCCCGCCCAAGGACACCGGCGGCTCACCGGTCACCGGCTACAAGGTCACTCTGGACGACGGCCACCAGATCGAGATCCGCGATCCGGACAGCCGGAGCACGACGTTCACCTGGCTGCGGGCCGGCAAGTCGTACACGGCACGCGTCCGCGCGGTGAACACCGTCGGCACCTCGAGCCCGAGCGCGGCCACCGCACCCGTGGTGACCGCCGGCGGCAAGCCGCAGAAGCCGACCGTCACGGGCGTGGTCACCGACGGCAAGCAGGTCCGGGTGACCTGGCGGCCGGCCGGCGACGGCGGGTTCCCGGTCATCGGCTACACCGTGGCCCTCGGCGACGGAACCACCGCGCACCTCTCCGCCACGACGGACACGGCGCTGCTCACCACCGCGGGCAAGGCGAAGGCGCACACGGCCACCGTCACCGCGATCACCCTGGCCGGGACCTCGGACGACTCCGTCACGACCGGCTCGGCGGACAACTCCGTCGCGACCGCCTCGGCGGACGCCTCCGACCCGACGTACGTGGCGTCCCCCTTCCCGGACGAGACGCTGAACGCGACCTACACGTCGGACAAGTGGCCGGGGACCGGCGACGGGACCGACTACTTCTACGACCTGCTCAACGGCATCGATGACCTCGGCTCCGGCATCCTCGGCGCCGACACCAAGGTGTCCCAGGGCACCCGGCTGACCGCTGAGAACGACAAGATCGCCGTGCGGATCAACAACGCGGCGACACAGAAGGAGGTGGACCGGGCCGAGGTCGACGCGACGAACAGCTCCACCGTCACGATGGCCGACAGCCTCGGATCCCGGCTCGGCCAGATCTACAGCGACGCCCTGAAGGGCGGCCAACTGCCGAAGACCAACGCCCTGTTCTCCCGCGTCACGCAGAACCTGGACAAGGTCGACGCGGCGAAGAACCACTACGGCTACCTGCGCCCGTACGTGCGGCTCGGGTTCGTCGGCGACGGCGGTTCCATCTACGAGTCGCAGGACGGCTCGTACGGCAGCCTCGCCACCAGCGGCTCCTACCCGAGCGGCCACACCTACGGCGGCTACGAGGCCGGCACCGTCCTGGCCACGCTCCTGCCGGAGCTGGCACCGTCGATCCTCGCGCGCACCTCCGAGTACGGGGACAACCGCATCGTGCTCGGGTTCCACTACCCGCTGGACGTCATGGGCGGCCGGATCTCCGGTCAGGCCACCGTGGCGCACCGGTGGGCGGACCCCGACTTCGCGAAGCTGCTGACACAGGCCCACACGGAGATGGAGAACGTGCTGCTCGCGCAGTGCGAGAAGGAGGGATACGGCGACACGCTCGCGGCCTGCGAGGGCGACTCGTACGCCGGTCTGAGCAAGGCGCAGGACGTCGACCTGTACACGCGGCGCCTGACCTACGGGTTCTCCCAGGTGGGCAAGGCCGGGCAGGCTCTCAAGACGCCGTCCGACGCGGCGGCGCTGCTGATCACGGCCTTCCCGGACCTCACCGCCGAGCAGCGCACCCAGATCCTGGAGCAGACCGCGACGGACTCCGGTTACCCGCTCGACCTCACCGCCGACGGCGGAGCGAGCTGGCAGCGGATCAACCTCGCGGCGGCGATGGCGGCGAAGGTGGTCGTGGGCGCCGACGGGTCGGTCACGGTGAAGAACTTCGCGGACGCCACCAAGGCCAGTGTCGCCGACGCGAAGGCGCTCACCGTCGGAGGTGCCGCGATCGACGGGTTCGACCCGAACGTGTCCACGTACGTCGTCGACTGGCCGAAGAACGCCAGGATCCCGGCCGTCTCCGCCGTACCGGCCCAGTCCGGCGCGCGGGTGAAGGTCACCGACGGCAGTTCGGTCCTCTCGTCGAGCGGGCACAAGTTCACCGCCCGCACCATCAAGGTGACCTCGGCCAACGGTTCGGTCACCCGGACCTACACGATCGGGTTCCAGCTCACGGACCGGGACGACCGGCCGGTCGCGGCCGGCGGCACCAGCGGTTACCGCGACGCCGGAGGGTCGAGCCTGTGGTCCCTTTCCGGTCTGTCGGGCCCCGGTGGCATCGGGACGGGCCTGATCGGCGGCACCGGACTCCGGTCGGGCGCGGAGTGGGCGCGGCCCATGGGTGTCCGCGGGGCGAAGGGCACGATGTGA